The genomic DNA GGCGTGCTGCCAAACCAGTTCCCCGGCTATCAGGATGTGGTTGACCCGCAGGTACGCGCGAAGTTCGCCAAGGCGTGGGGCATTGATGCCAGCGTAATGGATGACAAAGTCGGCGTACGCATTACCGAAGTCCCGCACCTGACGCTCGAAGGGAAGGTCAAAGCCTACTACATCATGGGCGAAGATCCGCTGCAAACGGAGGCCGATCTGGGCCTGGTGCGCAAAGGGTTTGAGGCGCTCGATTTCGTGGTGGTGCAGGACATCTTTATGACCAAAACCGCCGAACAGGCGGACGTGCTGCTGCCAGCGACCTCCTGGGGCGAACACGGCGGCGTCTTTACCTGTGCTGACCGCGGCTTCCAGCGTTTCGAAAAAGCCATCGAACCGACCTATAACGTGAAGCGTGACTGGGACATTATCAGCCTGATCGCCACCGAAATGGGCTATCCGATGCACTATGACAATAACCAGCAGATTTGGGACGAAATGCGCGAGCTGTGCCCGCTGTTCTACGGTGTGACCTACGAAAAAATGGGTGACATGGGCCACGTGCAGTGGCCTTGCCCGACGCTGGACCATCCCGGTACGCCATACCTCTATGAAGGCAACGCGTTTGCCACGCCGGACGGTAAGGGCCATCTGTTTGCCGCGCCGTGGCGTGCGCCTGCGGAAAGCCCGGACGCCGAATTCCCGCTGGTGCTGTGTACGGTGCGTGAGGTGGGGCACTACTCTTGCCGCTCGATGACCGGTAACTGCGCAGCGCTGCAGTCGCTGGCCGATGAACCTGGCTTCGTGCAGATTAACCCGCAGGATGCCGCACTGCTGAACGTGCAGGACAAACAGCTGGTCTGGGTTTCTTCACGCCGTGGCAAAGTTATCACCCGCGCTAACGTCAGCGAACGTATCAACCAAGGCAGCGTATACATGACCTACCAATGGTGGATTGGCGCCTGCAACGAACTGACCCAGGACAATCTCGACCCGATTTCCAAAACGCCGGAAACCAAGTACTGCGCGGTAAAAGTGGAAGCGATTGAGGATCAACACTGGGCCGAAAATCATGCGTTACAAAGCTATCAGTCGATGAAAATGCGTCTGAAAGCGGCGGTACACGGGTAAATCACTATGCGTGCAAACGGTGTGCAGATCCGCATTTGCGGAAAAGTACAGGGCGTGGGCTTCCGGCCCTTTGTGTGGCAGCTGGCGCAGCAGCGCGGCTGCCTGGGCGATGTCTGTAATGACGGCGCGGGCGTACTGCTGCGCCTGTACGGCGATGAAGTCGATTTTATCGCCGCGCTGTACCAGCACTGTCCGCCGCTTGCACGCATCGACAGTACCCAGGTCGAGCCCTTTGCGTGGCCGACCTTACCCAGCGAATTTACTATCCGTCAGAGCGGCGCGGGGGCGATGAGCACGCAAATCGTGCCGGATGCCGCAACCTGTCCAGCCTGTCTGGCGGAAATGAACGACCCGCAGCAGCGGCGCTACCGCTATCCGTTTATTAACTGCACCCACTGCGGGCCGCGCTTTACCATTATCAACGCCATGCCATATGACCGACCTTTCACGGTGATGGCGGCGTTTCCGCTTTGCCCGCAGTGCGCGGCGGAGTATCGCAACCCTTACGATCGGCGCTTTCACGCCCAGCCGGTGGCCTGCGCGGAATGCGGGCCTTGGCTGACGTGGCACAGCGGCGACCAGCGCGAGCAGAAAGAGGCCGCGCTGACCGCCGCCATCGCGCTGCTGAAGGCCGGCGGCATCGTGGCGGTAAAGGGCATTGGCGGTTTTCATCTGGCCTGTGATGCCACAAACGGCGAGGCCGTAGCCCGACTGCGCGAACGAAAACGTCGCCCGGCGAAACCGCTGGCGGTGATGCTAGCAAACGCCGATGCGCTGCCGATGGATGCCCGCTCGCTGCTGCAAACGCCCGCCGCGCCGATTGTGCTGGTCGATAAAGCCCGCGTGGCGCAGCTTTGCGAGGCCATTGCGCCAGCGCTTGCCGAGGTGGGGGTGATGCTGCCCGCCAACCCACTTCAGCACCTGCTGATACAGGGCGCGGATCGCCCGCTGGTGATGACCTCCGGCAATCTGAGCGGCAAACCACCGGCGCTGAGTAACGCGCAGGCGCTGGCGGATCTGGCGGACATTGCCGACGGTTTTCTGCTGCACAACCGCGATATCGTGCAGCGTATGGATGACTCCGTGGTGCGTCAGAGCGGCGAAATGCTGCGCCGTTCACGTGGCTTTGTGCCGGACGCGCTGCCGCTGCCGCCGGGCTTTCGCGACGTGCCGCCCATGCTGTGTCTTGGCGCAGACATGAAAAATACTTTCTGCCTGGTGCGCGGTGACCAGGCGGTGGTGAGCCAGCACTTTGGCGATCTGACCGACGACGGCGTAGAAAGCCAGTGGCGGCAGGCGCTGGGCCTGATGCAGGCCATCTATGATTTTACGCCGCAGGCGGTTGTGGCTGACGCGCATGATGGCTACCGCTCGTCACACTGGGCCGAACACAGCCCGCTACCGGTACAGCGCGTGTTGCATCATCACGCGCATATTGCCGCCTGCCTGGCGGAGCACGACTGGCCGCTTGACGGCGGAGAAGTGATTGCGATGGCGCTCGATGGCATCGGCATGGGGGAAAACGGCGCGCTGTGGGGCGGCGAGTGCCTGCGCGTGAGCTACCGGGAATGCGAACATCTCGGCGGTCTGCCGCCGGTAGCGCTGCCGGGGGGCGATCTGGCGGCGAAGCAGCCGTGGCGTAACCTGCTGGCTCAATGCCTGGCGTTTGTGCCTGACTGGTTGTCTTTCAGCGAAACCCGGACTTTACAGCAACAAAACTGGCCGCTGCTGAAGCAGGCTATGGCGCGCGGGATCAATAGCCCGCAGGCCTCTTCCTGTGGCCGACTGTTTGACGCCGTGGCCTGCGCGCTGGGCTGTGCGCCGCAGACGCTGAGCTATGAAGGCGAAGCAGCATGCCGGCTTGAAGCGCTGGCCGCGGTCTGTGACGGCATTCGCCACCCGGTCACGATGCCGGTACGCGAGCGCTATCTCGATCTTGCGTCGTTCTGGGAAACCTGGCTGCGCTGGCAGGCGACGCCTGCACAAAAAGCGTGGGCGTTTCACGACACGCTGGCGCAGGGCATCGCCGAGCTGATGCGCCATCACGCGCGGCAGGCAGGCGTCTCCACCCTGGCCTTCGGCGGCGGCGTGCTGCACAACGCGCTGCTGCGTGCGCGGCTGATGCACTATTTACACGATTTCACTTTGCTTTTTCCGAAGCGGTTACCCGCCGGGGACGGAGCAATTTCATACGGACAGGCCGTGATTGCGGCGGCTCGTCATCTGATTTAAAGGAGTAATTCATGTTGTGGAATGTTCTTCGTCAACAGCCGCGTGCGTCGCTGCTGGTGCTGGCTTTGGTGATGGCGAACTTACTGGCCTGGGGTTGGGCATGGCAAGCATTTGGTCATAACGGCGCGCTGATGGCCGCCAGCCTGCTGGCGTGGGGCTACGGTCTGCGCCATGCGGTCGATGCGGACCATATCGCGGCCATTGATAACGTCACCCGCAAAATGATGCAGCAGGGCAAACGTCCGTTTGGCGTCGGCGCCTGGTTCTCGCTGGGGCACTCCTCGATTGTGGTGTTAGCGTCAGTGGCGATTGCCGCGACGGCGACGGCCTTCCAGCATAAGATGGGCTGGTTCCACGACACCGGCAGCATTATTGGTACCGCCGTATCCGCCGTGTTCCTGCTGGCGATGGCGCTGGTGAACCTGGTGATTTTGCGCGGCGTGTGGCGCAGCTTCCAGGCGCTGAAGAAAGGGGAATCGGTTTCCGCTGACGCACCGATCTCCGGTGGGTTGATGAACG from Klebsiella sp. WP3-W18-ESBL-02 includes the following:
- the fdhF gene encoding formate dehydrogenase subunit alpha, with the translated sequence MKKITSVCPYCGAGCKLKLVVDNGKIIRAEAANGQTNQNELCLKGYYGWDFLNDTQLLTPRLTQPMIRYEKGGKLTPVSWDEAIRYTAKRLGDIKAEFGPRAIMTTGSSRGTGNETNYVMQKFARGVLHTNNVDCCARVCHGPSVAGLQDVLGNGAMSNSIGDIENSRCLLVFGYNCADSHPIVARRVIKAKEKGAKIIVCDPRKIETARIADQHLQMRNGSNMALVNAFAHVLLEEELYDKEYVARYTTGLEEMREVVKDYAPEAVESLTGIPAAQVRQAMRTYAAAPSATIMWGMGVTQFGQAVDVVKGLASLALLTGNLGREAVGVGPVRGQNNVQGACDMGVLPNQFPGYQDVVDPQVRAKFAKAWGIDASVMDDKVGVRITEVPHLTLEGKVKAYYIMGEDPLQTEADLGLVRKGFEALDFVVVQDIFMTKTAEQADVLLPATSWGEHGGVFTCADRGFQRFEKAIEPTYNVKRDWDIISLIATEMGYPMHYDNNQQIWDEMRELCPLFYGVTYEKMGDMGHVQWPCPTLDHPGTPYLYEGNAFATPDGKGHLFAAPWRAPAESPDAEFPLVLCTVREVGHYSCRSMTGNCAALQSLADEPGFVQINPQDAALLNVQDKQLVWVSSRRGKVITRANVSERINQGSVYMTYQWWIGACNELTQDNLDPISKTPETKYCAVKVEAIEDQHWAENHALQSYQSMKMRLKAAVHG
- the hypF gene encoding carbamoyltransferase HypF, whose amino-acid sequence is MRANGVQIRICGKVQGVGFRPFVWQLAQQRGCLGDVCNDGAGVLLRLYGDEVDFIAALYQHCPPLARIDSTQVEPFAWPTLPSEFTIRQSGAGAMSTQIVPDAATCPACLAEMNDPQQRRYRYPFINCTHCGPRFTIINAMPYDRPFTVMAAFPLCPQCAAEYRNPYDRRFHAQPVACAECGPWLTWHSGDQREQKEAALTAAIALLKAGGIVAVKGIGGFHLACDATNGEAVARLRERKRRPAKPLAVMLANADALPMDARSLLQTPAAPIVLVDKARVAQLCEAIAPALAEVGVMLPANPLQHLLIQGADRPLVMTSGNLSGKPPALSNAQALADLADIADGFLLHNRDIVQRMDDSVVRQSGEMLRRSRGFVPDALPLPPGFRDVPPMLCLGADMKNTFCLVRGDQAVVSQHFGDLTDDGVESQWRQALGLMQAIYDFTPQAVVADAHDGYRSSHWAEHSPLPVQRVLHHHAHIAACLAEHDWPLDGGEVIAMALDGIGMGENGALWGGECLRVSYRECEHLGGLPPVALPGGDLAAKQPWRNLLAQCLAFVPDWLSFSETRTLQQQNWPLLKQAMARGINSPQASSCGRLFDAVACALGCAPQTLSYEGEAACRLEALAAVCDGIRHPVTMPVRERYLDLASFWETWLRWQATPAQKAWAFHDTLAQGIAELMRHHARQAGVSTLAFGGGVLHNALLRARLMHYLHDFTLLFPKRLPAGDGAISYGQAVIAAARHLI
- a CDS encoding HoxN/HupN/NixA family nickel/cobalt transporter; amino-acid sequence: MLWNVLRQQPRASLLVLALVMANLLAWGWAWQAFGHNGALMAASLLAWGYGLRHAVDADHIAAIDNVTRKMMQQGKRPFGVGAWFSLGHSSIVVLASVAIAATATAFQHKMGWFHDTGSIIGTAVSAVFLLAMALVNLVILRGVWRSFQALKKGESVSADAPISGGLMNALFSRTFRLIGKSWHMYLVGFLFGLGFDTATEIGVLGISAASASSGMSMWSIMVFPALFASGMALVDTLDNILMVGAYGWAFNKPQRKLYYNMTITGASVVVALFIGGLEALGLIMDKFGLTGGLWNDVAVLSDNLGNAGFVVIGLFALCWLVSMVNYRWRNYDALVVR